Proteins encoded within one genomic window of Bradyrhizobium sp. CB1717:
- a CDS encoding serine acetyltransferase, giving the protein MGSEPQAGIPWREDLMANTGKSGVGAAFIALLTSPGFAVITTWRIAKMLRFQTRWGHQITWLLVRALMRRGCYISVLAEIGPGLILPHPTGVVIGEGARIGRSVMLYHNVTLGRRAWDEPGCPTIGDNVVIYTGAVIVGPTSIGEGANVAANAVVTRDVPPHSVAAGAPARVVRSQAPGRMRA; this is encoded by the coding sequence ATGGGGAGCGAGCCTCAGGCGGGAATTCCGTGGCGCGAGGACCTGATGGCGAACACCGGCAAGTCCGGTGTCGGGGCAGCCTTCATCGCCTTGCTCACGAGCCCGGGCTTTGCCGTGATCACGACCTGGCGGATAGCCAAGATGCTGCGCTTCCAGACCCGCTGGGGGCATCAGATCACCTGGCTGCTGGTGCGAGCGCTGATGCGCCGCGGCTGCTACATCTCGGTTCTCGCAGAGATCGGGCCGGGTCTGATTCTGCCGCATCCGACCGGCGTCGTGATCGGCGAGGGCGCCCGGATCGGCCGTTCCGTGATGCTGTATCACAATGTCACGCTCGGACGGCGCGCCTGGGATGAGCCGGGTTGCCCGACCATCGGCGACAATGTTGTCATCTATACCGGCGCCGTCATCGTCGGCCCGACGTCGATTGGCGAAGGCGCCAACGTCGCGGCCAATGCGGTCGTGACGCGTGATGTTCCGCCGCACTCCGTCGCTGCGGGAGCACCCGCGCGGGTCGTGCGCTCGCAAGCACCGGGCCGCATGCGCGCCTGA
- a CDS encoding acyltransferase: MFVDGRRQSLAHEREHNNLWRGECLALRGSRTAFLLTLTRDDQRFAIQSTEQARAQNVSEPHAGSSVVDLNACVKPSHQHALLIISNDVALLLICNHYEFRQMQFWKYSMTLEDKIAAANGRPTGFDYLRLALALSVVAVHIFQTGLGDEAASAYLTPVVRPLVACILPMFFALSGFLVAGSLVRTQTLPEFFALRIIRLAPALIAEVVLSAFVIGALFTALPLSEYFSHPKFWAYLLNIIGYIHFTLPGVFLDNPRPNMVNQQLWTIPWELDCYIVLGALAFAGLKKSRTLLIVAIVAAHLFAMYWYSVHEAKSPLTAKAAVLPISFLVGVLFYFYASKIKWSFALFGIALAVSYFLLRLPNGDLVVAVPLTYVTVFLGVANPARNKVMLSGDYSYGIYLYGFPLQQAFAHLWPGLNLGSAAAVVATVCFAAFSWWCVERPALGARKLLKKIKWPARLRLSAPDRTVMEIEDAAVRK, encoded by the coding sequence TTGTTCGTCGACGGCAGGAGGCAATCGCTTGCGCATGAGCGTGAGCACAACAATCTCTGGCGCGGCGAATGTTTGGCGCTCCGAGGATCACGAACGGCTTTTCTCCTGACGTTGACGAGAGACGATCAGCGCTTCGCGATTCAATCCACGGAGCAAGCGCGGGCGCAGAACGTCTCTGAGCCGCATGCGGGCAGTTCCGTCGTCGATCTCAATGCGTGCGTGAAACCCTCGCACCAACATGCATTGCTGATCATCTCTAATGATGTTGCATTGCTTCTCATCTGCAATCATTATGAGTTTAGGCAAATGCAGTTCTGGAAATATTCGATGACGCTTGAGGACAAGATTGCAGCGGCCAATGGTCGGCCAACTGGATTTGACTATCTCAGACTGGCTCTCGCTTTGAGCGTAGTCGCGGTACATATCTTCCAGACTGGTTTGGGCGACGAGGCAGCCAGCGCCTATCTCACGCCCGTTGTTCGCCCGCTGGTGGCCTGCATATTGCCTATGTTTTTCGCACTGAGCGGCTTTTTGGTCGCCGGCAGCCTGGTGCGGACGCAAACCTTGCCGGAATTCTTTGCACTCCGTATCATCAGGCTTGCGCCTGCGCTGATTGCGGAAGTTGTCCTGAGCGCGTTTGTGATCGGCGCCTTGTTCACGGCGCTACCGCTCTCCGAGTATTTTTCGCACCCCAAGTTCTGGGCTTACCTCCTGAACATCATTGGATATATCCATTTCACGCTGCCCGGCGTGTTTCTGGATAATCCGCGGCCGAACATGGTCAATCAGCAGCTCTGGACAATCCCGTGGGAACTGGATTGCTACATTGTGCTCGGGGCACTTGCGTTTGCAGGTTTGAAGAAGAGCAGGACGCTGTTGATCGTCGCAATTGTCGCAGCACATCTCTTCGCGATGTATTGGTACAGCGTTCATGAGGCGAAGTCGCCATTGACTGCCAAGGCCGCGGTGCTGCCGATATCGTTTCTGGTTGGCGTGCTGTTCTACTTTTACGCGAGCAAGATCAAGTGGTCTTTTGCGCTGTTCGGCATCGCCCTGGCGGTTTCGTATTTCTTGCTCCGCCTTCCCAATGGCGACCTTGTCGTAGCAGTCCCGCTGACATACGTGACGGTGTTCCTGGGGGTTGCCAATCCCGCTCGAAACAAGGTCATGCTCAGCGGAGACTATTCTTACGGCATCTATCTGTACGGGTTCCCGCTTCAGCAGGCCTTTGCTCATCTGTGGCCGGGTCTGAACCTGGGATCGGCAGCGGCTGTCGTAGCAACTGTCTGCTTTGCAGCCTTTTCATGGTGGTGTGTCGAACGCCCGGCGCTGGGCGCCAGGAAACTTCTCAAGAAAATCAAATGGCCTGCACGACTGCGCTTGTCGGCGCCCGATCGTACAGTCATGGAGATTGAGGACGCAGCCGTACGGAAATGA
- a CDS encoding RHS repeat protein: MTTASPDQTILSASTFISSIGVNTHVGYGWGGYNNLALVEDNLKYLGVTKLRDGLATSPAAQPVIDGLAKDGYKFDLVVQSKVAIGGTSALQDYLDAVKAFATSHPGSVIALEGLNEVNVDEFNYDGTLTIEAAARFQTAYYNAIKADGTLSKISVYNLSLGYNDTTDYAKLGDLSGSTDYANSHAYVSTSLTPAAALQALLGNATSVTGTDPVVITETGYTTKSDTPYIGANENVQAKSILNTLVDAYKDGVSTTYLYQLLDASASNDPTDSESHWGLFNSDGTPKLAATAVHNLTTILADDGKGGNAPTASLNYTLDGLPPSGNSMVLGKSNGAYELVVWAEPKVWNDATDTEISNPTSSVTVNLGSVHHLISVYDPLKGSTPIATYTDVSQIVVPVSDHPLIIEIDAPTGGGTTPPAVTDVSGTAEDIVSQMSELNGSASLQTITLTDTHVLPVASISTMEYMISHYTKALAAIQGGYQFSVTNSTDTWSVTKVYDSSARLVSTSTSNFTNGVITSKATINTDGSTESIAYIDGKMVRDVTVTAIGDKDTKTYDASGNLIADLVQNKDGSSSNTLYSAGVKTKMYVTNADRTHDNYYYNITGQSYTTEHDQLDASGRLLSVVRTHADGSMAYSQVFNSDGSKVTTLYDSTGHKTTMITVTSAATTTNLYTTDGSLKQTIVQTTSGNVTTTNYNGSLLASVYVVNADGSKDSKLYDAKGVIASDLLQNADGSSSNTLYTGGVKTKTYVTNADGSRDNYYFNITGQSYTSEHDHLDASGKVLSVSRTHADGTMAYSEVLNGDGSKVTTQYDSTGHKTSVVTTTSTATTTEFYTTAGVLKQTVVQTTSGNVTTTNYNGALLVSVYVVNADGSKDSKLYDSNGIIASDLVQNKDGSSSNTLYTAGVKTKAYVTNADGSRDNYYYNITGQSYTTEHDHIDPSGKLLLVSRTHADGSMAYSQVLNSDGSKVTTQYDSTGHKTSVVTVTSSATTTDTYDPSSGALKQEIVKTSSGDTTTTNYNGTRLASVYVVNADGSKDTKLYDSNGIIASDLVQNKDGSSSNTVYSAGVKMKLYVTNADGSHDNTFYNITGQSYTTEIQHLTAAGTLTTLTRLHADDTLAYKQVINSDGSKVTDLYDSTGHKTSEILNGTDGSTTTDTYDSSGATTQHVVKTAGGDVTTTNYANGLNSSIYVVNADGTKETKLFDSSGSLSSDYVLNKDGSNSTTIYTSGVKTKAYINNADGSHDNYAYNITGKSYVTEHQHLDSSNKVTLLERSHADGTLDYTQVLKSDGSKITDVYDSTGVKTTETINNADGSSDIFKFQLSGLPGAVEHDSYNSSGSLLAIDVTNSDGTHSVTAVSAGLTLAGGSGNDVFSAAPGTTTVMFDGGNDQIKSFHAGTASNHDTIEILKSLVADYSHLQISQSGSDTLIQLSTNDSILLKNVNSTTLDHGNFLFV, translated from the coding sequence ATGACCACCGCATCACCAGATCAGACGATCCTGTCGGCGAGCACCTTCATCAGTTCCATCGGCGTCAATACCCACGTTGGTTATGGGTGGGGAGGCTACAACAACCTCGCACTCGTAGAGGACAACCTCAAATATCTCGGTGTTACGAAGCTGCGCGACGGACTTGCGACGAGCCCGGCCGCCCAACCGGTCATCGATGGCCTCGCCAAGGACGGGTACAAGTTTGACCTCGTGGTCCAGTCGAAGGTTGCGATCGGCGGCACCTCCGCGCTCCAAGATTATCTCGATGCGGTCAAGGCGTTCGCGACCAGCCATCCAGGCAGTGTCATCGCGCTCGAGGGCCTCAACGAGGTCAACGTCGATGAATTCAACTACGACGGAACCTTGACCATAGAGGCCGCGGCGCGGTTCCAGACCGCCTACTACAACGCCATCAAGGCCGACGGCACGCTCAGCAAGATTTCGGTCTACAACCTGTCGCTGGGTTACAACGACACCACCGACTACGCAAAGCTCGGAGACCTCTCGGGCTCGACGGATTACGCCAACTCCCACGCATATGTCAGCACGAGCCTGACGCCCGCGGCCGCCCTTCAAGCCCTGCTCGGCAATGCCACGTCGGTGACCGGCACCGATCCGGTCGTGATCACCGAGACCGGCTACACCACCAAGAGCGACACACCTTATATTGGCGCCAACGAGAACGTGCAGGCGAAGTCGATCCTGAACACGTTGGTCGATGCCTACAAGGACGGCGTCAGCACAACTTATCTCTATCAGCTGCTCGACGCTTCGGCGAGCAACGATCCCACGGACTCCGAATCGCACTGGGGCCTGTTCAACAGCGACGGAACTCCGAAGCTCGCCGCGACCGCGGTCCACAACCTGACGACGATCCTGGCCGACGACGGCAAGGGCGGCAATGCGCCGACCGCGTCGCTGAACTATACGCTCGACGGCCTGCCTCCGAGCGGGAACAGCATGGTTCTCGGCAAGAGCAACGGCGCCTACGAACTGGTGGTGTGGGCGGAACCCAAAGTCTGGAACGACGCGACCGACACCGAGATCTCGAACCCGACCAGTTCCGTTACGGTGAACCTCGGCAGCGTCCATCACCTGATCAGCGTCTACGATCCGCTGAAGGGCAGCACCCCGATCGCCACCTATACCGACGTCAGCCAGATCGTGGTTCCGGTCTCGGACCACCCGCTGATCATCGAGATCGACGCTCCGACAGGAGGCGGCACGACGCCGCCCGCCGTGACCGATGTCAGCGGAACCGCTGAGGACATCGTGTCGCAGATGTCCGAGCTGAACGGCTCGGCTTCGCTTCAGACCATCACGCTCACCGACACGCACGTGCTTCCGGTCGCCTCGATCTCGACCATGGAGTACATGATCTCGCACTATACGAAGGCGCTGGCGGCGATCCAGGGCGGCTACCAGTTCTCCGTCACCAATTCGACCGACACCTGGAGCGTGACCAAGGTCTACGACTCCTCGGCAAGGCTTGTATCGACGAGCACATCCAACTTCACGAACGGCGTCATCACCAGCAAGGCCACGATCAATACCGACGGCTCGACGGAGAGCATCGCCTACATCGACGGCAAGATGGTGCGTGACGTCACGGTCACTGCGATCGGCGACAAGGACACCAAGACCTACGATGCGAGCGGCAATTTGATCGCGGACCTCGTCCAGAACAAGGACGGATCCTCCTCGAACACGCTCTACTCGGCCGGCGTCAAGACCAAGATGTACGTCACCAATGCCGACCGCACGCACGACAACTACTATTACAACATCACCGGCCAGTCCTACACGACCGAGCACGACCAGCTCGACGCCAGCGGAAGGCTGCTCTCCGTCGTCCGCACGCATGCCGACGGCTCCATGGCCTACAGCCAGGTCTTCAACAGCGACGGCAGCAAGGTCACGACCCTGTACGACTCCACGGGGCACAAGACCACGATGATCACCGTCACATCGGCGGCGACCACGACCAACCTCTACACCACGGATGGCTCGCTCAAGCAGACGATCGTGCAGACGACCTCCGGCAACGTGACCACCACGAACTACAATGGTTCGCTGCTGGCGTCCGTCTACGTGGTCAATGCCGACGGGTCCAAGGATTCGAAATTGTATGACGCCAAGGGCGTCATCGCGAGCGACCTGCTTCAAAACGCCGACGGCTCGTCGTCGAACACGCTCTATACGGGGGGCGTCAAGACCAAGACCTATGTCACCAACGCCGACGGCAGCCGCGACAACTATTATTTCAACATCACCGGCCAGTCCTATACCAGCGAGCACGACCATCTCGATGCAAGCGGCAAGGTGCTGTCGGTGAGCCGAACGCATGCCGACGGCACCATGGCCTACAGCGAGGTGTTGAACGGCGACGGCAGCAAGGTCACGACCCAGTACGACTCCACGGGCCACAAGACCTCGGTCGTCACCACGACGTCGACGGCCACCACGACCGAGTTCTACACCACCGCCGGCGTGCTCAAGCAGACGGTCGTGCAGACGACCTCCGGCAACGTGACGACGACCAACTACAATGGCGCGCTGCTGGTGTCGGTCTACGTGGTGAACGCCGACGGCTCGAAGGACTCGAAGCTCTACGATTCCAACGGCATCATCGCGAGCGACCTCGTTCAGAACAAGGACGGCTCGTCCTCGAACACGCTGTACACGGCCGGCGTCAAGACCAAGGCCTATGTCACCAACGCCGACGGCAGCCGCGACAACTACTATTACAACATCACCGGCCAGTCCTACACGACCGAGCACGACCACATCGATCCAAGCGGGAAGCTGCTGCTGGTCAGCCGCACCCATGCCGACGGCTCGATGGCCTACAGCCAGGTGCTGAACAGCGACGGCAGCAAGGTCACGACCCAGTACGACTCCACCGGCCACAAGACCTCGGTCGTCACCGTCACGTCGTCAGCCACGACGACCGATACTTACGACCCGTCGTCCGGCGCACTGAAGCAGGAGATCGTCAAGACGAGCTCCGGCGACACCACGACGACGAACTACAACGGCACGCGGCTGGCATCGGTCTACGTGGTCAACGCCGACGGGTCAAAGGACACCAAGCTGTACGACTCCAACGGCATCATCGCCAGCGACCTGGTCCAGAACAAGGACGGCTCGTCCTCGAACACCGTCTATTCGGCCGGCGTCAAGATGAAGCTCTACGTCACCAATGCCGACGGCAGCCACGACAATACCTTCTACAACATCACGGGCCAGAGCTATACGACCGAGATCCAGCACCTTACCGCGGCCGGCACGCTGACGACCCTGACCCGGCTACATGCCGACGACACGCTTGCCTACAAGCAGGTGATCAACAGCGACGGCAGCAAGGTCACCGATCTCTACGACAGCACCGGTCACAAGACGAGCGAGATCCTCAACGGCACCGATGGGTCGACCACGACGGACACCTACGATTCGTCCGGCGCGACCACCCAGCACGTCGTCAAGACCGCCGGCGGCGATGTCACGACGACGAATTACGCGAACGGGCTGAATTCGTCGATCTATGTCGTCAACGCCGACGGCACCAAGGAGACCAAGCTGTTCGACAGCAGCGGCAGCCTCTCCAGCGACTACGTGCTGAACAAGGACGGGTCGAATTCGACGACCATCTACACGTCAGGCGTCAAGACCAAGGCCTACATCAACAATGCCGATGGCAGCCACGACAACTACGCGTACAACATCACCGGCAAGAGCTACGTGACCGAGCACCAGCACCTCGATTCCTCGAACAAGGTGACGCTACTCGAACGCTCCCACGCGGATGGCACGCTCGACTACACGCAGGTTCTCAAGTCGGACGGCAGCAAGATCACGGATGTTTACGACAGCACCGGGGTCAAGACGACGGAGACCATCAACAACGCCGACGGCAGCTCCGACATCTTCAAGTTCCAGCTCTCGGGCCTGCCGGGCGCCGTCGAGCACGACAGCTACAATTCCAGCGGCTCTCTGCTCGCGATCGACGTGACCAACAGCGACGGCACCCACAGCGTCACCGCGGTGAGCGCGGGACTGACGCTGGCCGGCGGAAGCGGCAACGACGTTTTCTCCGCGGCGCCGGGCACCACGACCGTCATGTTCGACGGCGGCAACGATCAGATCAAGAGCTTCCACGCCGGAACAGCGTCCAACCACGACACGATCGAAATCCTGAAATCACTGGTGGCCGACTACAGCCATTTGCAGATTTCGCAGTCGGGCTCGGATACGCTGATCCAGCTCTCGACGAACGACTCGATCCTGTTGAAGAACGTGAATTCGACGACGCTCGATCACGGCAATTTCCTGTTCGTCTGA
- a CDS encoding glycosyl hydrolase 53 family protein, whose protein sequence is MSSSAEALEWGLNGPAAMRKDPEPFFRVMRERGFTVIRWGVNLTKDNEQTGGPAFAKTFQLAKAYGIRLQPVFGFPFRWGDRTDAGLYPAGDREALYQQGYNRTYAFVKQFKNEIDQWELENEINLVARDRNDKRLFGQGMTAAEFEMPAMEDWAAVLRGASDAIDRINQESGLHLKKILNTTSTMFGFLDFMESRGVHYDLISYHYYEVLGQDMRHAWNGWNPRFDLFKKLASYRRHVLFNEVNCGEIYKPDYGNAPGDAATERCLRNLNGMLTAIRDQKDVVVDAINIYQIVDEPAKKPPENRFGLMYDLDRPKVALYLVSRFAGGKLTPEEAAELKKRGF, encoded by the coding sequence GTGTCGTCGTCTGCCGAGGCTCTGGAGTGGGGCCTGAACGGACCCGCAGCGATGCGAAAGGATCCCGAGCCGTTCTTTCGCGTGATGAGGGAGCGCGGCTTCACCGTGATCAGATGGGGCGTGAACCTGACGAAGGACAACGAGCAGACGGGAGGTCCGGCGTTCGCGAAGACATTCCAGCTGGCCAAGGCTTACGGGATAAGACTGCAGCCGGTCTTCGGCTTCCCGTTCCGTTGGGGCGATCGCACCGATGCAGGCCTGTATCCTGCCGGTGATCGCGAGGCATTGTATCAGCAGGGATACAACCGGACGTATGCGTTCGTGAAACAGTTCAAGAATGAGATCGATCAGTGGGAATTGGAGAACGAGATCAATCTCGTTGCGCGCGACCGCAACGACAAGCGCCTTTTCGGCCAGGGGATGACCGCTGCGGAGTTCGAGATGCCGGCCATGGAGGATTGGGCCGCCGTTCTGCGCGGGGCGTCTGACGCGATCGACCGGATCAACCAGGAGAGCGGATTGCACCTGAAGAAGATCCTGAACACCACCTCCACGATGTTCGGCTTCCTGGATTTCATGGAGTCGCGCGGCGTGCACTATGACCTGATTTCCTACCATTACTATGAAGTGCTGGGACAGGATATGCGTCATGCCTGGAACGGCTGGAACCCGCGCTTCGACTTGTTCAAGAAGCTCGCGTCCTATCGCCGGCACGTTCTCTTCAACGAGGTCAATTGCGGCGAGATCTACAAGCCCGATTACGGCAACGCTCCTGGGGACGCTGCAACCGAGCGTTGTCTGCGGAATTTGAACGGTATGTTGACGGCGATCAGGGACCAGAAGGACGTCGTGGTCGATGCCATCAACATCTACCAAATCGTCGACGAGCCGGCCAAGAAGCCTCCGGAAAACCGCTTTGGCCTGATGTACGATTTGGACCGACCGAAGGTCGCGCTCTACCTCGTGTCGCGCTTTGCGGGGGGCAAGCTCACTCCGGAGGAAGCCGCTGAACTGAAGAAACGCGGCTTCTGA
- a CDS encoding glycosyltransferase family 4 protein produces the protein MKDPMSGAPNVMFLVEVVNCNDGIASYCETLATGLHARGVQIHLVSGIVRSDEKSEYKRQKLAAAVKQWHVVPGLRKLPALAIFIQLWKLIRENDISVINVHGLGMLMWGRLLSLLTGARCVATYHPSVLGNIDKVQNAPQSTFSPVQILFFNLFFPHTLILMSEESLRHLRRYVLFGKNRIAKVYGGVDTVHFRPPSDAERRDARAKFGVAEGEFMCLLAARLAWVKGHDLLIKAARKIRDRATPSPIDIKCYFVGSGGAEREKEIKSFAFADEKDKDTFKFLGFMGDVREILWAADVFALPSRFEGFPLGVAEAMATGLVPVRTPAGGATDQIIEGQTGFIVPFEDVDALVGALEKVADPATRAALSRNALARAQQYFGVGPMVDETLRIYGLTGDTSGTALAHAVKA, from the coding sequence ATGAAGGATCCCATGTCGGGCGCCCCGAATGTCATGTTTCTGGTTGAGGTCGTGAACTGCAATGACGGGATTGCATCCTATTGCGAGACCTTGGCCACGGGGCTGCACGCCCGCGGCGTGCAGATCCACCTGGTCTCCGGCATCGTGCGGTCGGACGAGAAGTCGGAATACAAGCGCCAGAAGCTGGCGGCGGCCGTCAAGCAGTGGCACGTCGTTCCCGGACTTCGCAAGCTGCCCGCGCTGGCGATCTTCATCCAGCTTTGGAAGCTGATCCGGGAGAACGACATCTCCGTGATCAACGTCCATGGGCTCGGCATGCTGATGTGGGGGCGGCTGCTGTCGCTGCTGACCGGCGCGCGCTGCGTGGCGACCTATCATCCATCGGTGCTTGGGAACATCGACAAGGTGCAGAATGCGCCGCAGTCGACGTTCAGCCCGGTCCAGATCCTGTTCTTCAACCTGTTCTTTCCGCACACCCTCATTCTGATGTCGGAGGAATCGCTCCGGCATCTCAGGCGCTACGTGCTGTTCGGCAAGAACCGGATCGCCAAGGTGTATGGCGGCGTCGATACCGTGCATTTCCGCCCGCCGTCGGATGCCGAGCGCCGCGATGCCCGCGCGAAATTCGGCGTCGCCGAGGGCGAGTTCATGTGCCTGCTGGCGGCCCGTCTCGCCTGGGTGAAGGGCCACGACCTTCTCATCAAGGCGGCGCGCAAGATCCGTGACCGCGCCACGCCTTCGCCCATCGATATCAAGTGCTACTTCGTCGGCAGCGGCGGCGCCGAGCGCGAGAAGGAAATCAAGTCGTTTGCCTTTGCCGATGAGAAGGACAAGGACACCTTCAAGTTCCTCGGCTTCATGGGCGACGTCCGCGAGATCCTCTGGGCCGCCGACGTGTTCGCGCTGCCGAGCCGGTTCGAGGGATTCCCGCTCGGCGTTGCCGAAGCCATGGCGACGGGGCTGGTTCCCGTGCGCACCCCGGCGGGGGGCGCGACGGACCAGATCATCGAAGGTCAGACCGGCTTCATCGTGCCGTTCGAGGACGTCGATGCGCTCGTCGGGGCGCTTGAGAAAGTGGCAGATCCCGCAACCCGCGCTGCGCTGTCGCGCAATGCCCTTGCGCGCGCCCAGCAATATTTCGGCGTCGGGCCGATGGTCGACGAGACCCTCAGGATCTACGGCTTGACCGGAGATACCAGCGGCACTGCGCTGGCTCACGCGGTGAAGGCTTGA